Proteins from one Oryza sativa Japonica Group chromosome 12, ASM3414082v1 genomic window:
- the LOC107275585 gene encoding UPF0481 protein At3g47200, with amino-acid sequence MASGGGNKRAWVADLEGGLAGAGAASERALWSKHSVHRVPAAVKDLHPHAYRPQVVSLGPFHHGDQRLVPMEPHKLRVVARFVGRRRRPVAEFVAAVEAAAAELEESYQDLAGEWRGERFLQVMFTDGCFLLEMMRTAKVIGGGGGGKHDEASGAVGGYAHNDPVFGRHGAVYMVPYVRRDMLIVENQLPLLLLQKLVAVETGKESQDLGDVEYEVKKMVLRFISPSCKTPPAKEHRALHPLDLFRKSLLSGQHQRPRGDRGSAGAGRDDRRRDDDEEANGGIIRSAAELYEAGIRFRRSPTASLHDITFRRGVLALPFVVVDDSTEYAFLNLMAFERLHAGAGNDVTAYVLFMDSIIDSARDAALLTARGVIQNAVGSDKAVARLFNGLSKDVVALDGAGGDGELYAVRRAVSRYCRKPCHVWRANLVHTYFRSPWAFMSLAAAVFLLAMTVAQTVYTVLPFYQQGGNGGEATYAAPAPR; translated from the exons ATGGCCTCCGGCGGCGGGAACAAGAGGGCGTGGGTGGCTGACCTGGAGgggggcctcgccggcgccggcgcggcgtcgGAGCGCGCGCTGTGGTCGAAGCACTCCGTCCACcgcgtccccgccgccgtcaaGGACCTCCACCCGCACGCCTACCGCCCTCAGGTGGTGTCGCTGGGCCCCTTCCACCACGGCGACCAGCGGCTGGTGCCCATGGAGCCGCACAAGCTCCGCGTCGTCGCGCGCTTCGTCGGGAGGAGGCGCAGGCCGGTGGCGgagttcgtcgccgccgtggaggcggcggcggcggagctggaggaGTCGTACCAGGACCTCGCCGGCGAGTGGCGCGGCGAGAGGTTCCTGCAGGTGATGTTCACCGACGGGTGCTTCCTGCTCGAGATGATGAGGACGGCGAAggtgatcggcggcggcggcggcggaaagcACGACGAAGCGAGCGGCGCCGTCGGCGGATACGCGCACAACGACCCGGTGTTCGGCCGCCACGGTGCGGTGTACATGGTGCCGTACGTCCGCCGCGACATGCTCATCGTGGAGAACCAgctgcctctcctcctcctccagaagctcgtcgccgtcgagaCCGGCAAAGAATCCCAAGATTTG GGTGACGTCGAGTATGAAGTGAAGAAGATGGTGCTGAGGTTCATCTCGCCGTCGTGCaagacgccgccggcgaaggaACACCGGGCACTCCACCCGCTCGACTTGTTCCGCAAGAGCTTGCTCAGCGGCCAGCACCAGAGACCACGCGGCGACAGGGGCAGCGCAGGCGCCGGGAGAGacgaccgccgccgcgacgacgacgaggaggccaaCGGCGGCATCATCcggtcggcggcggagctctacgaggcgggcatccggttCAGGCGTAGCCCGACGGCGAGCCTCCACGACATCACCTTCCGCCGCGGCGTGCTCGCCctgccgttcgtcgtcgtcgacgactcCACCGAGTACGCGTTCCTCAACCTCATGGCGTTCGAGCGCctccacgccggcgccggcaacgACGTCACCGCCTACGTCCTCTTCATGGACAGCATCATCGACTCGGCCCGCGACGCGGCGCTGCTCACCGCGAGGGGGGTGATCCAGAACGCCGTCGGTAGCGACAAGGCGGTGGCGAGGCTGTTCAACGGGCTCTCCAAGGACGTCGTCGCGCTGGACGGcgctggcggcgacggcgagctctaCGCCGTGCGGCGCGCGGTGAGCCGCTACTGCCGGAAGCCGTGCCACGTGTGGCGCGCCAACCTGGTGCACACCTACTTCCGGAGCCCCTGGGCGTTCatgtcgctcgccgccgccgtcttcctcctcgccatgACGGTGGCGCAGACCGTCTACACCGTCCTGCCCTTCTACCAGCAGGGTGGCAATGGCGGTGAAGCCACGTATGCTGCTCCGGCTCCACGTTGA